The proteins below come from a single Nocardioides eburneiflavus genomic window:
- a CDS encoding cation acetate symporter has protein sequence MTTDVVPGLVAVTLVSLATLVIGTWGLRISRTTSDFFVASRTVRPRLNASAIGGEYLSAASFLGVAGLLLTFGAEMLWYPVGWTAGYLVLLVLVAAPLRRSGAYTLPDFAEARLGSRGVRKLCSVLVVGIGWLYLLPQFQGAGVTLRSTIGAPPWAGSLVVAVVVLASVSPGGMRSITFVQAFQYWLKLTALLIPVFVLLAVWLADGAADPTASAPASWSVPLASPGGGIGLYTTYSLIVATFLGTMGLPHVVVRFYTNPDGRAARRTTLAVLALLGIFYVLPPVYAALGRIYAPDLVEGRSDVLVLELPNLMVGGAVGAVLTGLVTAGAFAAFLSTSSGLTIAVAGVLSQDVTGRRWGSFRLGGVTAFRVAAAIAVVVPLLMSLPAQDVAVARTVGLAFAVTASTFGPLLMLGIWWRGLTPAGAIAGLLVGGLGSGFAVAWTLATSASSGWASALLGQPAAWSVPASLATMVVVSRLTRASVPAHAGRFMVRLHTPEVVDLQR, from the coding sequence GTGACCACCGACGTCGTGCCGGGCCTCGTCGCCGTCACGCTCGTGTCGCTGGCCACGCTGGTCATCGGCACGTGGGGGCTGCGGATCTCGCGCACCACCAGCGACTTCTTCGTCGCCTCGCGCACCGTGCGGCCCCGGCTCAACGCGAGCGCGATCGGCGGGGAGTACCTCTCCGCCGCGTCCTTCCTCGGCGTCGCCGGGCTGCTGCTGACCTTCGGCGCCGAGATGCTCTGGTACCCCGTCGGCTGGACCGCGGGCTACCTCGTCCTGCTGGTGCTCGTCGCCGCACCGCTGCGACGCTCCGGGGCCTACACGCTGCCCGACTTCGCCGAGGCGCGGCTGGGCTCGCGCGGGGTGCGCAAGCTCTGCTCGGTGCTGGTCGTCGGCATCGGCTGGCTCTACCTCCTGCCGCAGTTCCAGGGCGCGGGCGTCACGCTGCGCTCGACGATCGGGGCGCCGCCGTGGGCCGGCTCGCTGGTCGTCGCGGTGGTCGTGCTGGCGTCGGTGAGCCCGGGCGGGATGCGGTCCATCACCTTCGTGCAGGCCTTCCAGTACTGGCTGAAGCTCACCGCGCTGCTCATCCCGGTCTTCGTGCTGCTCGCCGTCTGGCTGGCCGACGGCGCCGCCGACCCCACGGCGTCCGCCCCCGCCTCGTGGTCCGTCCCCCTCGCCTCGCCGGGCGGTGGCATCGGCCTCTACACGACGTACTCCCTCATCGTCGCGACGTTCCTCGGCACGATGGGCCTGCCGCACGTGGTGGTGCGGTTCTACACCAACCCCGACGGCCGCGCGGCCCGCCGTACGACCCTCGCGGTGCTCGCGCTGCTGGGCATCTTCTACGTCCTGCCACCCGTGTACGCCGCGCTCGGCCGCATCTACGCACCCGACCTCGTCGAGGGGCGCTCCGACGTGCTGGTGCTCGAGCTGCCGAACCTGATGGTCGGCGGGGCCGTGGGTGCCGTGCTGACCGGGCTCGTCACCGCCGGCGCGTTCGCGGCGTTCCTCTCGACCAGCTCGGGGCTGACGATCGCCGTGGCCGGCGTGCTGTCGCAGGACGTGACGGGGCGGCGGTGGGGGTCCTTCCGCCTCGGCGGGGTCACGGCCTTCCGGGTGGCCGCGGCCATCGCGGTGGTCGTGCCGCTGCTGATGTCGCTGCCGGCCCAGGACGTCGCGGTCGCGCGGACCGTCGGCCTGGCCTTCGCCGTGACGGCCTCGACCTTCGGCCCGCTGCTGATGCTGGGGATCTGGTGGCGCGGACTGACGCCCGCGGGTGCCATCGCAGGGCTGCTGGTCGGGGGGCTGGGGTCGGGGTTCGCCGTCGCCTGGACCCTCGCCACCTCGGCTTCGTCGGGCTGGGCGTCCGCCCTGCTCGGGCAGCCGGCGGCGTGGTCGGTGCCTGCGTCGCTCGCGACGATGGTGGTGGTCTCGCGACTGACCCGCGCCTCGGTCCCCGCCCACGCGGGTCGGTTCATGGTGCGGCTGCACACGCCCGAGGTGGTCGACCTCCAGCGCTGA
- a CDS encoding VOC family protein: MAARLHALAIRTSTPEASLTFWEDLLGWSRQGAELDPGQEGAFRLVFEASHEPRQGLNQIHVHLTSNSAPQAATVVRARELGATHLDVGQAPEEDHVVLADPDGNEFCVIEEGNSWLAGTGFLGELACDGTREVGVFWSEAIGWPLVWDEDGETAISPPGGGVKIAWGGPPLNERHGRSRMYVVLVADDLDAEVERLVHLGAAVVERREGEIGMTDPDGNEFRLRQQVF, encoded by the coding sequence ATGGCTGCCAGGTTGCACGCGCTCGCCATCCGTACCTCGACCCCTGAGGCGTCGCTGACCTTCTGGGAGGATCTTCTCGGGTGGTCGCGCCAGGGTGCCGAGCTGGACCCGGGGCAGGAGGGAGCGTTCCGGCTGGTCTTCGAGGCGAGCCACGAGCCCAGGCAGGGGTTGAACCAGATCCACGTCCACCTGACCAGCAACTCGGCACCGCAGGCGGCGACGGTGGTGCGGGCCCGCGAGCTCGGTGCGACGCACCTCGACGTCGGGCAGGCGCCCGAGGAGGACCACGTGGTGCTGGCCGACCCGGACGGCAACGAGTTCTGCGTCATCGAGGAAGGCAACAGCTGGCTGGCCGGGACCGGGTTCCTGGGCGAGCTCGCCTGCGACGGGACCCGTGAGGTGGGGGTGTTCTGGAGCGAGGCGATCGGCTGGCCGCTCGTGTGGGACGAGGACGGGGAGACGGCGATCTCGCCCCCCGGCGGGGGTGTCAAGATCGCCTGGGGTGGCCCCCCGCTCAACGAGCGGCACGGGCGGAGCCGGATGTACGTCGTCCTGGTCGCCGACGACCTGGACGCCGAGGTCGAGCGTCTCGTGCACCTCGGCGCGGCGGTGGTGGAGCGACGTGAGGGTGAGATCGGGATGACCGACCCGGACGGCAACGAGTTCCGCCTACGTCAGCAGGTGTTCTGA
- a CDS encoding glutathione peroxidase, with translation MATLLETRLTTLAGEPTTFGELTQGAVALVVNVASKCGHTYQYEYLEALHRALGPRGFTVIGVPCNQFGAEEPGTAAQIQQFCSRTYGVTFPMTEKVKVHGKGRSPLYATLENARDASGYSGKVRWNFEKFLVAPDGRVVARFDPETPPDAPEVVDAIEALLPG, from the coding sequence ATGGCCACCCTGCTCGAGACCCGACTCACCACGCTGGCAGGCGAGCCGACCACGTTCGGCGAGCTGACGCAGGGCGCGGTCGCCCTCGTGGTCAACGTCGCCAGCAAGTGCGGACACACCTACCAGTACGAGTACCTCGAGGCGCTCCACCGGGCGCTCGGTCCGCGCGGGTTCACCGTCATCGGCGTCCCGTGCAACCAGTTCGGCGCCGAGGAGCCGGGCACGGCGGCGCAGATCCAGCAGTTCTGTTCCCGCACCTACGGCGTCACCTTCCCCATGACAGAGAAGGTCAAGGTGCACGGCAAGGGCCGCAGCCCGCTGTACGCGACCCTGGAGAACGCCCGGGATGCGAGCGGCTACTCGGGGAAGGTGCGCTGGAACTTCGAGAAGTTCCTCGTGGCACCGGACGGCAGGGTCGTCGCACGCTTCGACCCCGAGACGCCTCCGGACGCCCCCGAGGTCGTCGACGCGATCGAGGCCCTGCTGCCCGGTTGA
- a CDS encoding DUF1801 domain-containing protein has translation MAGRAHPGVDAYLAQLPAWQRSICEQLREMIWATDPDIEETIKRTVQPYFVLDGNVCALLATKDHVNLFLYDPTVRDPHGVINQGHGNATGRAIQIYEHDEIDRDAVIGILTEIVAHNRQGGWRRLSRP, from the coding sequence ATGGCGGGACGAGCGCATCCCGGAGTCGACGCCTACCTGGCGCAGCTGCCTGCGTGGCAGCGGTCGATCTGCGAGCAGCTGCGCGAGATGATCTGGGCCACCGATCCCGACATCGAGGAGACGATCAAGCGGACGGTGCAGCCCTACTTCGTCCTCGACGGCAACGTCTGCGCCCTGCTCGCGACGAAGGACCACGTCAACCTGTTCCTCTACGACCCGACCGTCCGCGACCCCCACGGCGTCATCAACCAGGGCCACGGCAACGCGACCGGCCGGGCGATCCAGATCTACGAGCACGACGAGATCGACCGGGACGCGGTGATCGGCATCCTGACCGAGATCGTCGCGCACAACCGGCAGGGCGGCTGGCGACGGCTGAGCCGCCCCTGA
- a CDS encoding MerR family transcriptional regulator: MLIGDLAAELGVDTHVLRHWEDAGLLRPDRTARGYRTYDQEQVTRAHVIRNCRSTGLGLATIAALLDRHADGRRAVIDGELAALQEQISRLARTTLFLEHVRSCRHSLMRRCPACSEYSRTGLAALAPGESPSPG, from the coding sequence ATGCTGATCGGGGATCTGGCGGCTGAGCTCGGGGTGGACACCCACGTGTTGCGGCACTGGGAGGACGCCGGCCTGCTCAGACCGGATCGCACCGCCCGCGGCTACCGGACCTACGACCAGGAGCAGGTCACGCGGGCGCACGTGATCCGCAACTGTCGCAGCACGGGTCTGGGCCTCGCCACGATCGCGGCGCTGCTCGATCGTCATGCCGACGGCCGCCGGGCCGTGATCGACGGTGAGCTGGCCGCGCTGCAGGAGCAGATCAGCCGACTGGCCCGGACGACCTTGTTCCTGGAGCACGTCCGGTCGTGCCGCCACTCCCTCATGCGGCGCTGCCCCGCCTGCTCGGAGTACTCCCGGACCGGCCTCGCCGCGCTCGCCCCCGGAGAGAGCCCGTCACCGGGCTGA
- a CDS encoding energy-coupling factor transporter transmembrane component T family protein, giving the protein MTATVGTLGLYLPGTSPLHRLPAGAKLGALAVAGAGSVWVDTPAQTAAALVTVLALHPLGRVPARVVTDMLRPLLWMLVPLSVFQLLVIGWARTTVLVGVILALVLLANLVTLTTRTTDLVDVVVTLCRPLRVVGVDPVRVGLLLSLAIRCVPLVIELAAEVRDAQRARGLESSPRALVVPLLVRTLRRADELGEALAARGVGD; this is encoded by the coding sequence ATGACCGCGACGGTCGGGACGCTCGGGCTCTACCTCCCGGGGACCTCGCCGCTGCACCGGCTGCCCGCCGGGGCCAAGCTCGGTGCGCTCGCCGTCGCCGGTGCCGGGTCGGTCTGGGTCGACACACCCGCCCAGACCGCGGCGGCGCTCGTGACCGTCCTGGCCCTCCACCCCCTCGGCAGGGTCCCGGCACGCGTGGTCACCGACATGCTGCGGCCCCTGCTGTGGATGCTCGTCCCGCTCTCGGTCTTCCAGCTCCTCGTCATCGGGTGGGCCCGCACCACCGTCCTCGTCGGCGTCATCCTCGCCCTGGTCCTGCTGGCCAACCTCGTCACGCTGACCACCCGCACCACCGACCTCGTCGACGTCGTCGTCACCCTGTGCCGGCCCCTGCGCGTCGTCGGCGTCGACCCCGTCCGGGTGGGCCTGCTGCTCAGCCTCGCCATCCGCTGCGTACCGCTGGTCATCGAGCTCGCCGCAGAGGTGCGCGACGCCCAGCGCGCCCGCGGCCTGGAGTCCAGCCCCCGCGCTCTCGTCGTGCCCCTGCTCGTACGCACCCTCCGGCGCGCCGACGAGCTGGGCGAAGCCCTGGCGGCCCGGGGCGTGGGGGACTGA
- a CDS encoding glycosyltransferase 87 family protein: MQAPRASRGRIRGRAWWLPLAALVVAGAVAGVVTAARGEVFGGFQDLLVYQYAGGALLDGRSPYAHDDPASGLPFTYPPFAAVLMAPLALLPGWLAASLWTGASVGALSGSVVLVRRALGRTSPAGLVVLLTVAALALEPVWQNLTFGQVNLLLMLAVLVDLLGPERRLSGVALGIAAGVKLTPLVLVVLLAVAGQRAAATRAALTFAATVAIGILAVPGAAAYWADGLLAPGRVGPPALAHNQSVYGALTRMLDSGPPTLLWLLVAGPLAAAVVLVAAAWWRRGDRALGTCLGAVAMLLASPVAWSHHWVWAVPVALVLWERHRWAAVAWAAVFVTRPIVWPPWGAGRELDWGAQEHVVGNAYVVAALALAAWAGCGQVARSTMVAQRRQVD; this comes from the coding sequence GTGCAGGCCCCGCGTGCGTCCCGTGGTCGGATCCGTGGTCGGGCCTGGTGGCTGCCGCTTGCCGCGCTCGTGGTCGCGGGTGCGGTCGCCGGAGTCGTCACCGCGGCCCGGGGTGAGGTCTTCGGCGGGTTCCAGGACCTGCTGGTCTACCAGTACGCGGGCGGGGCATTGCTCGACGGCCGCTCGCCCTACGCCCACGACGACCCGGCCAGCGGCCTGCCGTTCACCTACCCACCGTTCGCGGCCGTGCTGATGGCGCCGCTGGCCCTCCTGCCGGGGTGGCTCGCCGCGTCCCTGTGGACCGGCGCCTCGGTCGGGGCGCTCAGCGGTTCGGTCGTGCTCGTGCGCCGCGCCCTGGGACGTACGTCCCCCGCAGGACTCGTCGTGCTGCTGACCGTCGCAGCCCTGGCCCTCGAACCGGTGTGGCAGAACCTCACCTTCGGACAGGTCAACCTGCTGCTCATGCTGGCGGTGCTGGTGGACCTGCTCGGCCCGGAGCGACGCCTGTCGGGGGTCGCGCTCGGCATCGCTGCGGGGGTGAAGCTGACCCCGCTCGTCCTGGTCGTGCTGCTCGCGGTCGCGGGACAGCGGGCCGCTGCCACTCGCGCGGCGCTCACGTTCGCAGCCACCGTGGCGATCGGGATCCTCGCGGTGCCGGGCGCGGCGGCGTACTGGGCCGACGGTCTGCTCGCTCCCGGCCGGGTGGGGCCGCCGGCCCTGGCCCACAACCAGTCGGTGTACGGCGCCCTGACCCGGATGCTGGACTCCGGTCCACCGACCCTCCTGTGGCTGCTGGTCGCCGGCCCGCTCGCTGCCGCGGTGGTGCTCGTCGCCGCGGCGTGGTGGCGGCGGGGCGACCGGGCGCTCGGCACGTGTCTGGGCGCGGTGGCCATGCTGCTCGCGTCGCCGGTCGCCTGGTCGCACCACTGGGTCTGGGCCGTGCCCGTGGCCCTCGTGCTGTGGGAACGCCACCGATGGGCGGCAGTCGCGTGGGCCGCCGTGTTCGTCACGCGGCCCATCGTGTGGCCTCCCTGGGGCGCGGGACGCGAGCTCGACTGGGGCGCACAGGAGCACGTGGTCGGCAACGCCTACGTGGTCGCCGCGCTGGCGCTGGCCGCCTGGGCGGGCTGCGGCCAGGTTGCCCGTTCAACCATGGTTGCGCAGCGGCGACAGGTGGACTAG
- a CDS encoding helix-turn-helix transcriptional regulator produces MGGTHSPGERSSSSTGGDAAGAATSIRTAVAAVGEDPLRRAPLCATAVEIALAAGQPDVARSAAAELAETAATYGTSGLAAMAATARGAVLLAEDRAEEALPLLRDTYRRWHELGAEYDAAGTCALLAGAYRSLGDETSAAVEEAHAEAAYLRLGAHRPARPPDGLSRRECEVLALVADGRSNREIGEVLFISDRTVARHLSNIFHKIGVTSRTQAVRYAIDHELTLTR; encoded by the coding sequence GTGGGCGGGACCCACAGCCCGGGCGAGCGCTCCTCCAGTTCCACCGGGGGTGACGCGGCCGGCGCCGCGACGTCGATCCGCACCGCCGTGGCGGCCGTGGGCGAGGACCCTCTCCGGCGGGCGCCGCTGTGCGCGACCGCGGTCGAGATCGCGCTCGCCGCGGGGCAGCCGGACGTCGCGAGGAGCGCCGCGGCCGAGCTCGCCGAGACCGCGGCGACGTACGGCACCTCGGGGCTGGCGGCGATGGCTGCGACGGCTCGCGGCGCGGTGCTGCTGGCCGAGGACCGCGCCGAGGAGGCGCTCCCGCTGCTCCGCGACACCTACCGGCGCTGGCACGAGCTGGGTGCGGAGTACGACGCCGCCGGCACCTGTGCCCTCCTCGCCGGGGCCTATCGATCACTCGGCGACGAGACGTCGGCGGCGGTGGAGGAGGCCCACGCGGAGGCGGCCTACCTCCGACTGGGCGCGCACCGGCCCGCGCGGCCACCCGACGGCCTGAGCCGCCGCGAGTGCGAGGTGCTGGCCCTCGTGGCCGACGGCCGCTCGAACCGCGAGATCGGCGAGGTGCTCTTCATCAGCGACCGCACCGTCGCCCGGCACCTGAGCAACATCTTCCACAAGATCGGGGTCACCTCCCGGACCCAGGCCGTTCGCTACGCCATCGACCACGAGCTGACCCTCACCAGGTGA
- a CDS encoding alpha/beta fold hydrolase yields MSETRIHRAVSGDGTEIAGRVMGAGPALVLVHGAIGDGENAWEAMLPHLVDRFTCYVPSTRGRGLSADHPDHSPPRLEDDVTAFVDSIGEPAYVVGWSGSGAWVLGAAARSDAVAAVAAYEPTVIPVMAEGDLAEAMGAMAEIGAAAADDRLVDAIRTFTSWICTEREVAALARTGFEDVWARQVPAMLRLVQQDGAYDGPRATDPEALARVAVPVLVLAGEQTRLRPFFSAVADLITGHVADSQVWRLPGAGHFAPVLEPESVSDELITFFESARQPEAGRALTPPPAGTPASRP; encoded by the coding sequence ATGAGCGAGACGAGGATCCATAGGGCGGTGTCCGGCGACGGCACCGAGATCGCAGGACGCGTGATGGGCGCCGGTCCCGCGCTGGTCCTGGTGCACGGCGCCATCGGCGACGGCGAGAACGCGTGGGAGGCGATGCTGCCCCACCTCGTCGACCGGTTCACCTGCTACGTGCCGAGCACCCGTGGGCGCGGGCTGTCGGCCGATCACCCGGACCACTCGCCGCCGCGCCTCGAGGACGACGTGACGGCGTTCGTGGACAGCATCGGCGAGCCGGCGTACGTCGTCGGGTGGTCCGGCAGCGGGGCGTGGGTCCTGGGCGCGGCGGCGCGCAGCGACGCCGTCGCGGCCGTGGCGGCCTACGAGCCGACGGTGATCCCGGTCATGGCCGAGGGCGATCTCGCCGAGGCGATGGGCGCCATGGCGGAGATCGGGGCGGCGGCCGCCGACGACAGGCTGGTCGACGCGATCCGCACCTTCACCTCGTGGATCTGCACCGAGAGGGAGGTGGCCGCGCTCGCGCGGACCGGCTTCGAGGACGTGTGGGCCAGACAGGTGCCGGCGATGCTCCGGCTGGTGCAGCAGGACGGGGCCTACGACGGACCCCGGGCCACCGACCCCGAGGCACTCGCCCGGGTCGCAGTGCCCGTCCTGGTCCTGGCGGGGGAGCAGACCCGGCTGCGGCCGTTCTTCTCCGCCGTGGCGGACCTCATCACCGGGCACGTCGCCGACTCCCAGGTCTGGCGGCTGCCGGGAGCCGGCCACTTCGCTCCCGTGCTCGAGCCGGAGTCGGTCTCGGACGAGCTGATCACGTTCTTCGAGTCCGCCCGGCAGCCAGAAGCGGGTCGGGCGCTCACCCCACCGCCAGCCGGTACCCCCGCTTCACGACCGTGA
- a CDS encoding uroporphyrinogen-III synthase — translation MSARPLEGFRIGVTAARKAEEQVALLERRGATVEWAAALSLEPNHVDLAELLAATKEVLVGPVDLFLATTGVGMKTWLSAASDAGLYDELVAALGAAEILARGPKSVGVLRANGLRELWAPESECFEDVLAHLRGRDLTGKRIVVQEHGQSLSMAAHALRRQGASVVTVPIYRVASADDPSPMFHMIDLIADRELDAVTFTSAPAVGALMEAAYSVGRRDDIVSAFQSDVVASCVGPVTAAAFELWGVPTIVPERSRLAGMVKQLECELPTRRDGVDVRLADGRTLIVHSDSLLLDGVPVELSPAPLSVLMALLVNPGHVVSRRALLSALPSGQAGSEHAVEMAVARLRAAIGTKAVLTVVKRGYRLAVG, via the coding sequence GTGAGCGCCCGCCCGCTGGAGGGCTTCCGGATCGGGGTCACCGCTGCTCGCAAGGCCGAGGAGCAGGTGGCCCTGCTCGAGCGTCGCGGGGCCACCGTCGAGTGGGCCGCGGCGCTGTCGCTCGAGCCCAACCACGTCGACCTCGCCGAGCTGCTCGCCGCCACCAAGGAGGTGCTGGTCGGCCCGGTCGACCTCTTCCTCGCGACGACCGGCGTCGGCATGAAGACCTGGCTCTCGGCCGCGTCCGACGCAGGCCTGTACGACGAGCTGGTCGCCGCGCTCGGCGCCGCGGAGATCCTCGCGCGCGGCCCGAAGAGCGTCGGGGTGCTGCGGGCCAACGGCCTGCGCGAGCTGTGGGCGCCGGAGTCGGAGTGCTTCGAGGACGTCCTCGCGCACCTGCGGGGCCGCGACCTCACCGGCAAGCGGATCGTGGTGCAGGAGCACGGCCAGTCGCTGTCGATGGCCGCGCACGCGCTGCGCCGGCAGGGGGCCTCGGTGGTCACCGTGCCGATCTATCGCGTCGCCTCGGCCGACGACCCGTCGCCGATGTTCCACATGATCGACCTCATCGCCGACCGCGAGCTCGACGCCGTCACCTTCACCTCCGCCCCGGCCGTGGGGGCGCTGATGGAGGCGGCCTACTCCGTCGGCCGGCGCGACGACATCGTCTCGGCCTTCCAGTCCGACGTCGTCGCCTCCTGCGTCGGGCCGGTCACCGCGGCCGCCTTCGAGCTGTGGGGCGTCCCGACGATCGTCCCCGAGCGCTCCCGCCTGGCCGGGATGGTCAAGCAGCTCGAGTGCGAGCTGCCGACCCGGCGCGACGGCGTCGACGTACGCCTCGCGGACGGGCGCACGCTCATCGTCCACTCCGACTCGCTGCTCCTCGACGGCGTACCGGTCGAGCTCTCGCCTGCGCCGCTGTCGGTCCTGATGGCGCTCCTGGTCAACCCCGGCCACGTGGTCTCGCGGCGGGCGCTCCTGTCCGCGCTGCCCTCCGGCCAGGCCGGCTCCGAGCACGCGGTGGAGATGGCGGTCGCGCGGCTGCGCGCGGCCATCGGGACCAAGGCGGTGCTCACGGTCGTGAAGCGGGGGTACCGGCTGGCGGTGGGGTGA
- the nirD gene encoding nitrite reductase small subunit NirD gives MSTVTESTPAMTPDSMLPESLTAVCSIEAIPLEGGVAALVAGAAVAVFRTHDGSVFAIGNVDPFSGASVLSRGIVGNRGDAPVVSSPMYKQAFDLRTGQCLDDDSVRVPAYAVSVVDGVVHVGPVEEAT, from the coding sequence GTGAGCACCGTCACCGAGTCCACCCCCGCCATGACCCCCGACTCCATGCTCCCCGAGTCCCTCACCGCCGTCTGCTCCATCGAGGCCATCCCCCTCGAGGGCGGCGTGGCGGCCCTGGTCGCCGGCGCCGCGGTCGCGGTCTTCCGCACCCACGACGGCTCGGTCTTCGCGATCGGCAACGTCGACCCGTTCAGCGGGGCCTCCGTGCTCTCGCGCGGGATCGTCGGCAACCGCGGCGACGCGCCGGTGGTGAGCTCGCCGATGTACAAGCAGGCGTTCGACCTGCGCACGGGGCAGTGCCTCGACGACGACAGCGTGCGGGTGCCGGCGTACGCCGTGTCGGTGGTCGACGGCGTCGTGCACGTCGGGCCCGTGGAGGAGGCCACGTGA